In one Pseudomonas sp. MM211 genomic region, the following are encoded:
- a CDS encoding MFS transporter, translated as MTARKPHVPGQTARILAVVFFTFIGFLCVGLPLAVLPGFVLNDLGYGSVMAGLVISLQYLVTLVSRPITGVLIDRIGPKRAVVYGLAGAAGSGVLTLAATSLHGLSSDVGLGLLLAGRVALGISQALIGTGAITWGIGRVGAENTARVISWNGIASYGAIAIGAPLGVVMASSLGLWSIGLAITVLSLGALWVARDKPAIPIIQGKRLPFHHVFLTIAPNGVALALGSIGFGTLATFVTLYYASLGWEHAAYCLSAFGVAFIVARLLFAGAIERRGGYRVATICLAIETLGLLLLWLAPIPALALCGAALTGFGLSLVYPALGVEAIGNIPAASRSSALGAYALFFDLALGIAGPLMGLIASAYDYGAVFLASGLLSLLGLGLSLLLLRRAERPKEVQP; from the coding sequence ATGACCGCTCGCAAGCCCCACGTTCCTGGCCAGACCGCCCGAATTCTTGCAGTGGTTTTCTTCACCTTCATCGGTTTCCTGTGTGTCGGCCTGCCTCTCGCCGTGCTGCCTGGCTTCGTACTCAACGATCTGGGCTATGGCTCGGTGATGGCTGGCCTGGTGATCAGCCTGCAGTACCTCGTCACCCTGGTTTCACGCCCCATTACTGGCGTGCTGATCGACCGTATCGGGCCAAAGCGCGCAGTGGTTTATGGCCTCGCCGGTGCCGCGGGCAGCGGCGTGCTGACGCTCGCGGCGACCAGCCTGCATGGTCTGTCCAGCGACGTCGGCCTGGGCTTGCTGTTGGCGGGACGGGTGGCGCTGGGCATATCCCAGGCGCTGATCGGTACCGGGGCGATCACTTGGGGCATCGGCCGGGTCGGTGCGGAGAACACCGCGCGGGTGATTTCCTGGAACGGCATTGCGTCCTATGGCGCCATCGCCATAGGTGCGCCGCTCGGCGTGGTGATGGCCTCCTCCCTGGGCCTCTGGAGTATCGGCTTGGCGATCACCGTGCTGAGCCTTGGCGCCCTTTGGGTGGCGCGCGACAAACCCGCGATCCCGATCATTCAGGGCAAGCGCCTGCCGTTTCATCACGTATTCCTGACCATTGCCCCCAATGGTGTAGCGCTCGCGCTGGGCTCCATCGGTTTCGGCACCCTGGCGACCTTCGTCACCCTGTATTACGCCAGCCTCGGCTGGGAGCACGCGGCCTACTGCCTGAGCGCCTTTGGCGTGGCCTTCATCGTCGCCCGACTGCTGTTCGCCGGCGCCATCGAGCGGCGCGGCGGCTACCGGGTCGCGACCATCTGCCTGGCGATCGAAACCCTGGGCCTGTTGCTGCTCTGGCTCGCCCCGATCCCGGCACTGGCACTTTGTGGCGCCGCGCTGACGGGCTTCGGCCTTTCGCTGGTCTACCCGGCGCTGGGTGTGGAGGCAATCGGCAATATACCCGCCGCCAGCCGCAGTTCAGCGCTGGGCGCCTACGCGCTGTTCTTCGATCTGGCACTGGGCATTGCCGGGCCGCTGATGGGCCTGATCGCCAGCGCCTATGACTACGGCGCCGTGTTCCTCGCTTCCGGCCTGCTGTCGCTGCTTGGCCTTGGGCTGAGCCTCCTGCTACTGCGCCGAGCGGAACGACCGAAGGAAGTGCAGCCATGA
- a CDS encoding FMN-dependent NADH-azoreductase yields the protein MKLLHLDSSILGNASASRQLSAAVVDAWKSGQANLQVTYRDLASDALSHFSAASLVAGGTPAELRDAAQAHEVALAEATLEEFLAADAIVIGAPMYNFSIPSQLKAWIDRISVAGKTFAYDENGPKGLAGGKKVIIASTAGGLHAGQASGQAHEDYLIFVLRFLGITDIQVVRAEGLAYGEEPKANALRGAQEQIDALFAAA from the coding sequence ATGAAACTTCTCCATCTCGATTCCAGCATTCTCGGCAATGCTTCCGCTTCTCGTCAGCTCAGCGCCGCTGTGGTCGATGCCTGGAAGAGCGGTCAGGCCAATCTGCAGGTCACTTACCGCGACCTGGCCAGCGATGCCCTGAGCCACTTTTCGGCTGCCAGTCTGGTTGCCGGCGGCACACCCGCCGAGCTGCGCGATGCCGCCCAGGCTCATGAAGTGGCGCTGGCCGAAGCCACACTGGAAGAGTTTCTCGCCGCTGACGCAATCGTGATTGGCGCCCCGATGTACAACTTTTCCATTCCGAGCCAGCTCAAGGCCTGGATCGACCGTATCTCCGTGGCCGGCAAGACCTTCGCCTACGACGAAAACGGCCCCAAAGGTCTGGCAGGTGGTAAGAAGGTGATCATCGCCTCGACCGCTGGTGGTCTGCATGCCGGCCAAGCCAGTGGCCAGGCCCACGAGGATTACCTGATCTTCGTGCTGCGCTTCCTTGGTATTACCGATATCCAGGTGGTGCGTGCCGAAGGTCTGGCTTATGGCGAAGAGCCGAAAGCCAATGCGCTGCGCGGAGCTCAGGAGCAGATCGACGCGTTGTTCGCCGCTGCCTGA
- a CDS encoding LysR substrate-binding domain-containing protein yields the protein MQDLNDLMYFAKVVEHGGFSAAGQQLGIPKSRLSRRVAELEARLGVRLLQRTTRKLALTETGERYLRHCQAMLLEAEQAQEAVASLSSEPRGRIRMSCPSELARAGLHQVISSFLLKYPLVQLDVVLTNRRVDLLQEGVDVALRVRDQSDEDPSLIARQLAPASAFLVASPALLQGLSIQTPDDLQQLPALGAVGSDRRIHHIFKSQSGMRREVTFEARLSIEDFDIRREAALQGLGFTMLPHTKCLADIKAGRLTRLLPDWELPGGHLQAVYPHRQGMLPAVRAWLDHMIQASANGWLMPGTDLAPALSETP from the coding sequence ATGCAGGATCTCAACGACCTGATGTACTTCGCCAAAGTAGTCGAGCACGGCGGGTTCAGCGCTGCCGGGCAACAATTGGGCATTCCCAAATCCCGGCTGTCGCGGCGAGTGGCCGAGCTCGAGGCACGTCTGGGCGTGCGTCTGCTGCAACGCACCACACGCAAGCTGGCGCTGACCGAAACAGGTGAACGCTATCTGCGCCACTGTCAGGCCATGCTGCTCGAAGCCGAGCAGGCCCAGGAGGCGGTAGCCTCGCTGAGCAGTGAGCCGCGCGGCAGGATTCGCATGTCCTGCCCCAGCGAACTGGCCCGAGCCGGGCTGCATCAGGTGATCAGCAGCTTCCTGTTGAAATACCCGCTGGTTCAGCTCGACGTGGTACTCACCAATCGCCGGGTGGATCTGCTCCAGGAGGGTGTCGACGTCGCCCTGCGGGTACGTGATCAGAGTGACGAAGATCCCTCGCTGATCGCCCGCCAGCTGGCACCAGCATCGGCCTTTCTGGTGGCCTCCCCGGCCTTGCTACAAGGGCTGAGCATTCAGACTCCGGACGATCTGCAGCAGCTGCCCGCACTCGGCGCCGTGGGAAGTGACCGGCGCATTCACCATATTTTCAAAAGTCAGTCGGGAATGCGCCGTGAGGTGACTTTCGAGGCGCGTCTGAGCATCGAAGACTTCGACATACGCCGGGAAGCAGCGCTGCAGGGGTTGGGCTTCACCATGCTGCCGCACACCAAGTGCCTGGCCGATATCAAGGCTGGCCGCCTGACTCGCCTGCTACCGGACTGGGAACTGCCCGGCGGCCATCTGCAAGCCGTCTATCCTCATCGTCAGGGCATGCTGCCGGCTGTGAGGGCGTGGCTCGACCACATGATCCAGGCCAGTGCCAACGGCTGGCTGATGCCTGGAACGGACTTGGCTCCGGCCCTGTCAGAAACGCCTTAG
- a CDS encoding dienelactone hydrolase family protein: MKKSLLSVALLGLAGLAEAGVVVKNVPYEIDGEPFEGLLIYDDAVTDPRPGLLMVPNWMGVNDASAQKAARAAGDKYVVFMADMYGKAIRPGNADEAKAAATTVRSDRALMRKRAQAAVEVLKAQTSQVALDTSKLGAIGFCFGGGTVLELARSGAPLKAFVSFHGNLDTPNPADANNIKAPVLVLHGADDPAVPQAQVDGFVAEMKATKVDWQLVSYGGAVHSFTNPKANTPGSNEYHPLVAARAFKAMNNLLDEVFE, from the coding sequence ATGAAGAAATCACTGTTGTCGGTAGCGTTGCTGGGGCTGGCCGGGTTGGCCGAAGCGGGTGTGGTGGTCAAGAACGTGCCCTATGAAATCGATGGTGAGCCGTTCGAAGGCCTGCTGATCTATGACGACGCCGTCACTGATCCGCGTCCCGGTTTGCTGATGGTGCCCAACTGGATGGGCGTCAACGATGCGTCCGCTCAGAAAGCGGCGCGCGCGGCCGGAGACAAGTACGTGGTGTTCATGGCCGACATGTACGGCAAGGCCATTCGCCCCGGCAATGCCGATGAAGCCAAGGCAGCGGCCACCACCGTGCGCAGTGATCGGGCGCTAATGCGCAAGCGCGCCCAGGCTGCGGTCGAAGTCCTCAAGGCGCAGACCTCCCAGGTCGCTCTGGATACGTCCAAGCTGGGCGCGATCGGTTTCTGCTTTGGTGGCGGAACCGTTCTGGAACTGGCCCGTTCGGGGGCTCCGTTGAAGGCTTTCGTGTCCTTCCACGGCAATCTGGATACGCCCAACCCGGCTGACGCCAATAACATCAAGGCGCCGGTACTGGTACTCCATGGCGCGGATGATCCGGCAGTGCCGCAGGCGCAGGTCGATGGTTTCGTTGCGGAGATGAAGGCCACCAAGGTGGACTGGCAGTTGGTGAGCTACGGTGGTGCGGTGCATTCGTTCACCAATCCGAAGGCCAATACGCCAGGTAGCAATGAATACCACCCACTGGTCGCGGCGCGTGCCTTCAAGGCGATGAACAATCTACTCGATGAGGTGTTCGAGTAA
- a CDS encoding DUF4394 domain-containing protein, producing MNISKKMLGIAITTAALGCATANADNLLALSADGKLLNIDTKTLTVASDVKLSGVSSLRGLDVRPSNGWIYGLDDAGQLYTVDAKTGAASKAAKLSQALPGKGQAVVDFNPVADRLRLLAADGTSLRVNVESGEVVVDGKVAYAKDGPYAGKTAKVVAGAYTNAYAGTEKTALYTVDLASGNLMLQNPPNDGIQQVVGKIADGLKNAALDIKSDGKGGNTAYLLTGTTLHQVNLETGKASALGEIKNLPADIIDITVLPAK from the coding sequence ATGAACATTTCCAAGAAAATGCTCGGTATCGCTATCACCACCGCTGCTCTGGGCTGTGCCACTGCCAACGCCGACAACCTGCTGGCATTGAGTGCGGACGGCAAACTGCTAAACATCGACACCAAGACCCTCACCGTTGCTTCCGACGTGAAACTCAGCGGCGTATCCAGCCTGCGCGGCCTTGATGTACGCCCTTCCAACGGTTGGATCTACGGCCTGGATGACGCTGGCCAGCTCTACACCGTCGACGCCAAAACTGGCGCGGCCAGCAAAGCTGCCAAACTGAGCCAAGCGTTGCCAGGCAAAGGCCAGGCGGTGGTGGACTTCAACCCGGTAGCCGATCGTCTGCGCCTGCTGGCTGCCGACGGCACCAGCCTGCGCGTCAACGTTGAGAGCGGTGAAGTCGTGGTAGACGGCAAGGTCGCCTACGCCAAAGATGGCCCGTACGCAGGCAAGACCGCCAAGGTGGTAGCCGGTGCCTACACCAACGCCTACGCCGGTACCGAGAAAACCGCGCTGTACACGGTGGATCTGGCCAGCGGCAACCTGATGCTGCAGAACCCGCCAAACGACGGCATCCAGCAGGTAGTCGGCAAGATCGCCGATGGCCTGAAAAATGCGGCGCTGGATATCAAGAGTGATGGCAAAGGCGGTAACACGGCTTACCTGCTGACCGGCACCACACTGCACCAGGTAAATCTGGAAACCGGCAAGGCCAGCGCGCTGGGCGAGATCAAGAATCTGCCTGCCGACATCATCGACATCACTGTCCTGCCAGCCAAGTAA